The Natranaerovirga hydrolytica genome window below encodes:
- a CDS encoding ATP-binding protein, giving the protein MNLQTNHYKKIMRQYEEKQLKNQHKFNQKKEKVYRAIPEIKKIDEAISQTSIAIAKVLINENLDPQVEMARLKEKNLELSMKKIELLHTNGLPKDYLQKTYECHKCRDTGFIKDQKCSCFKQAIIDLAYEQSNIKNILEYENFNTFSFDYYSNEIDKENNLSPYDNIKSIYNYCTNFVSQFGKEFSNIIFYGNAGVGKTFLSNCIAKSILDKGFNVIYLSAFQIFEIFERSKFRKDDAAYYDDMSENILSCDLLIVDDLGTEFSTSFTNAQLFNCLNTRLINEKPTIISTNLKPSDWSNQYSNRIVSRIFGNYEPLKVFGEDIRIKKAFN; this is encoded by the coding sequence ATGAATTTACAAACCAATCATTACAAAAAGATCATGCGTCAATATGAAGAAAAACAATTAAAAAACCAACATAAGTTTAATCAGAAAAAAGAAAAAGTTTATAGGGCTATTCCTGAAATCAAAAAAATAGATGAAGCCATTAGTCAGACCAGCATTGCTATTGCAAAGGTGCTTATAAATGAAAACCTTGATCCACAGGTCGAAATGGCTCGTTTAAAAGAAAAGAATTTAGAGTTGTCTATGAAGAAAATCGAATTGCTTCATACCAATGGGTTACCAAAAGATTATTTGCAAAAAACTTATGAATGTCACAAGTGCAGGGATACCGGTTTTATTAAAGATCAAAAATGCAGTTGTTTCAAACAAGCTATTATTGACCTGGCCTATGAGCAATCCAATATAAAAAATATTTTAGAATATGAAAATTTTAATACTTTTTCTTTTGATTATTACTCAAATGAGATTGATAAAGAGAACAATCTCTCTCCTTATGATAACATAAAGAGTATTTATAATTACTGCACTAACTTTGTTAGCCAGTTTGGAAAAGAATTTTCTAATATTATTTTTTATGGGAATGCTGGTGTGGGTAAAACTTTTTTAAGCAATTGTATCGCCAAGTCAATTTTAGATAAAGGGTTTAATGTTATTTATTTATCTGCCTTTCAAATTTTTGAGATTTTTGAAAGAAGTAAATTTAGAAAAGATGATGCTGCCTATTATGATGATATGTCAGAGAATATTTTATCTTGCGATTTGCTCATCGTAGACGATTTAGGAACGGAATTTAGCACGTCTTTTACTAATGCTCAGTTGTTTAATTGTTTAAACACAAGATTGATTAATGAAAAGCCCACTATTATATCTACTAATCTTAAACCTTCTGACTGGTCTAACCAATATTCTAATAGAATTGTATCAAGAATCTTTGGTAATTATGAGCCTTTAAAAGTATTTGGAGAGGACATTCGTATAAAAAAAGCTTTTAATTAA